The nucleotide window GCGGCGGTTCGTCGCCGACGCCAGCCATGAGCTGCGGACCCCGCTGGCGGTGATGCGTACCGAGGTCGACGTCGCGCTGGCGGACCCGGCCGCGAGTCCGCAGGACCTCCGGGAAGCCGCACAGGTCGTGCGGGACGCGACCATGCGCGCCGACCGGCTGGTCGACAGCCTGCTGCTGCTCGCCCGGTCCGAGCGGGGCACCGGCCCGGACGTCCTCGAGCGGGTCGAGCTGCCCGAGGTGGCGGCGCAGGCGTTGGCCGCGGTGGCCGCGGAGGTCGAGGAGCGCGGGCTGCAGGTCGCCACGTCGCTGGGGCCCGGGGGCGTCCTCGGGGACCGGGGCCTGCTGGAGCGGCTGGCGGGGAACCTGGTCGAGAACGCCGTGCGGCACAACGTCGTGGGCGGCTGGGTCCGGGTGGACACCGGGACGGTGGAGGACTGCGCCCGTATCCAGGTCGCGAACTCCGGTGGGCCGGTCGCCGCGGAAGAGGTGACCGGGCTGTTCGAGCCGTTCCGTCGGTACGGCACCGCCCGCACGGCCCGCCGCGGCGCCGGGCTCGGCCTCGCGATCGTCCGTGCCGTGGCGGAGCTGCACGGCGGAACGGCCCACGCCGCGGCCCGCCGCGACGGCGGTCTGACCGTGACGGTCGACCTTCCCCGGGGCCCGTAGGGTGCTGTCCGGAGCAGCCGGCCTGGGCCGTTCGGCTCTGCCGACCTGTCCCGCCGGAGTCTTTTACGGAAAACGTCTGCGCGGAGCCGCCACAGGTGCGCATCATCAACACAGCGCAGGCGACGAGGAGGGCGGTCAGGCATGGCAGTGGAGACGACAGCACACACGGACTTGGTGCTTCTGCTGGTCGTGCTGGGCCTGGCCGGGCTGGTCGTCCTGGCCGTCCGGCTGGCGCATGACCTTGCCCCGGCGCGCCCGACGCTGCCTGACGAGGACTGTCCCCCGCCCGGGCTCGGCCGGCTGGTGCCGGTCGGCGGCCAGGTGGACCAGGAGTGCCGGCACGGCCTGGCCGCGCTCGAGTCCTGGCTGGTCACGCGCAGAGTGCGCCCCTAGACCAGTGGGTGGCTGCGGTCCGAGGGGGGCCACAGTCACCCACTGCCGACGTGCCGGCGGACCCGCGTTCCCTCAGGGGTGGGTCCTGCCGGCTTCAGCAGACGTGCCGCCCGCGGATGCGGGCGGGTGCGTCACCGCGCACGCACCGCACCCACGGCGGGTCGTCGTGCTGCTCGCCGAAGCCGAGCCGGCGCAGCAGCCGCCGGGACGGCTCGTTGCCGACGTGCACCTCGGCCACCAGGCGACGTACGCCGGGTTGCCGCTCCGCCCAGGCGCACAGCACGGCGACGGCCTCGGTGCCCAGGCCCTGTCGCCGCGCGGGCGCCGCGAGTGCGTAGCCGAGCAGCACGTCGCCTGCCGCGTCAGGCCCGCCCCGCCAGCCGCAGTCGCCGACGACGACACCCTCCACGGTGATCAGCCAGCCGCCGTCATCGCCCTCCGCGCCGTGTTCGGCGAGGGGGCGCAGGGCGTCGCCGGTACCGGTGTGCGGCCAGCCGGGCCCCGCCCGCAGTCCGGCGCGCGCCAGGACGGCCTCGTGGACACCGTCGAGTGCGGCGCGGGCGAGCTCCCGCGACGTCGGCACCAGCGCCACCCGCGGGCCGGACAGGCGGGGCAGGGCCGGTGGGCTCATCCCTCGTCGGGTTCCGGGTCGGGCAGCACCTCGGCCAGCGGCCCGGCGACCCGGCGGACCTGCCAGTCACGGGCTCCGGCGGAGCACAGCGCGTCGGCCACCGCCTCCGGCGTCGCCGGGTAGGGCGGCGTCCAGACCAGGCGACGTACGGCTTCGGGTTGGACGAGGTTCTCCGGCGGCATCCGCAGCTCCTCGGCCAGCCCGCCGACCACGGCGCGCACCCGGGCCAGCCGCTTGGCGGCGACCGGGTCCCGCTCCCCCCAGCGGTTGGCTGCCGGGGGTCCGTCCCCGCCGGGTACGGGTACGGGCAGCTCGGACTCCGGCAGGGCGGCAGCGGTCTGCAGTGCGCCGAACCAGGTGTCGACGTGCCGCCGGGTGGAACGGCCTCCGAAGACGGGCAGCCGGAGCAGCTCCGCGGGGCTGCCGGGGGCGGCGGTGACGGCGGCGACGATCGCGGCGTCCGGGAGGATCCGCCCCGGCGCGGTGTCGCGCCGGCGGGCCATCGCATCGCGGGCCTCCCACAGCGCCCGCACGGCAGCCAGCTGCCGGCGATTGCGCATGCGGTGGATGCCGGAGGTGCGGCGCCAGGGCTCCGCGCGGGGCGCGGCCGGCGGGGCCAGCCGGACCGCCTCGAACTCCTCGCGGGCCAGCTGGAGCTTGTCCTGTGCGCGGAGCTCGGCCTCGAGCGCCTCCCGGAGCTCGACCAGGACCTCGACGTCGAGCGCGGCGTAGACCAGCCAGGACTCCGGCAGCGGACGAGTGGACCAGTCGGCGGCCGAGTGCCCCTTCTCCAGCCGCAGCCCGAGGACGTTCTCGACCATCGCGCCGAGGCCCACCCGCTCGAAGCCGGCGAGTCGGCCGGCCAGCTCGGTGTCGAAGATCCGTGGCGGCACCATGCCGACCTCGGCCAGGCAGGGCAGGTCCTGGTTCGCCGCGTGCAGGATCCACTCGTCCTGCTGCAGGGCGGCCGACAGAGGCGACAGGTCGGGGCAGGCGATCGGGTCGATCAGTGCCGTACCGGCGCCGCGCCGGCGCAGCTGCACGAGGTAGGCGCGCTGGGAATAGCGGTAGCCGGAGGCGCGCTCGGCGTCCACGGCGACGGGACCGCTCCCGGCGGCGAAGCGGGCGACCACGGCGGTCAGTGCGCTCTCACCCTCGACGACCGGGGGGACACCGTCCCGGGGTGCGAGCAGCAGCTCGACCTGCGGCTCGTCGCCGGACACTCCCTCCTCGTGACCCGGCAGGGTCGTCGTCATACCCGAAGGGTACGGGACCGGAGCTACCGGATGACTCCGGCGCGCATGGCCAGCGCCACCATTTCTGCGCGGTCACCGGTGCCCAACTTGCGGGCGATCCGGGCCAGGTGGCTCTTCACGGTCAGGGCCGAGAGCCCGAGGTGCTCGCCGATCTGCTTGTTCGACTGCCCGTCCGCGACCAGGCGCAGGACCTCGATCTCCCGGCCGGACAGGTCGCTGACTCCCGAGTCGGTGGGGCTGCCACGCAGCCCGGCGGCCAGCAGCGAGGCGACCGACGGATCGGCGTACACGCCGCCGTCGAGTACCCGGCGTACACCGTCGGCCACGACCAGCGGCGAGGCGGACTTGAGCAGGTAGCCCTGGGCGCCGGCGACGAACGCGGCGCGCACGGAGTAGGGATCGTCAGCAGCCGAGAGCACCACCAGGCGCTGCCAGCCGGCCGAGCGCAGGTCGGCGAGCAGGTCCAGCCCGGAGCCGTCCGGCAGTCCCAGGTCGAGGATGCACAGCTCGCGCGGCCCCGAGGCGTGGGCGCGGGCGCGGGCCTCACCGATCGTCGCGGCTTCCACGACCTCACGCGCACCCATCGACCGCAGCCGGTTCACCAGCGACTCCCGCACCAGCGGGTGGTCGTCCACCACCATCGCCGAGAAGCTGGGCGCCTCGTTGGCAGCCGGCTGTGCAGGGATGGCCTGCATGGCACTGTCGAGACCGGTTGTCACCGCGTCCTCCGCTTCCTGACCGGGCAGGGTCGCCCGTCCTGCCCACTGCTTCGGCGCCCGGCCCGCGGACCTGAAGCCCAATGAGCCGATCGGCCCAACCGACTGCACCGGCCGCCGTGGGCCGAACGGGGGAAAGGCCCGGCTCGGGGTGCACTCCGGCGCTGCCGCTGCCGAAGGTGGACAGCGCCGTCGACCCCTGGAGCCCGTTGTGCACCGCCCACCCGCCCACCCGGTACGGCTCGTCGCGGTGCTGAGTCTGCTGGTCGCGGCTGCGCTGTCGGCCGGCGCCGGGTGGGGCGCTGCCCCCTGGTGGGCGGTCCCCCTGCTGGCCGTTGCGGTCGCGGCGTCGGAGATCGCGGCGGTCCCCCCGCGGTTCGGGCGCCGGCGCTGGAGCTTCTCGCTCACCGAGAGCGCGCTGGGCGCGGCTCTGGTGCTCGCCACGGGCGCCTGGACAGTGCTGGCGGTCGCCCTGGGGGTCGCGGTCGCCCAGTCCGTCCGGCACCAGCCGCGCCGCAAGCGGGAGTTCGACGTCGCGCGGTTCGCGATGGCCACCGCCCTCGCCTCGACGTCCGCCGGGCTGGTGGGCGCCGGGGTCGCCGGCGCCTGCCTCGGCATGGCGGTCTTCTGGCTGGTCAACCACCTGCTCGTCGCCGTCGCGGTCTGGTCGACGTCCCGGCGCCCGCTGCGCTCGCTGGTGACGTCGGGCGCGCCACTGTCGGCGCTGCACACGGCCGGGAACAGCTCGATCGGACTGCTGGCCGGCTACCTCGCCGTGACGGCCCCCCTGGGGCTGCTCGGTCTGGTCGTGCCGCTCGCCCTGCTCTGGTCGTCGTACGACCAGCAGACCCGGCGCTCGGCCGAGGCCCGGCTGTACGCCGAGCTGGCCCGCGGGCAGGAGCGGGAGACGGGGCGGTCCAGTGACGGGTCCGCGCAGGTGGTCGTCACGGCCGCCGCCCGGCTGCTCGGCGGGGCCGATGTCGAGCTGGTGCTGCTCGCCTCCGACGGGCCCGTGTGCTACGTCGGCGACGAGACCGGCACGTCGCACCGCCGGCGGGTCGGCTCCGACGTCTTCGACGAGCCGTGGGTGCTGCGGGCGCTGGGTGAGCGGGGGGTGCACGGCGGCCGTGACGGCGCCCGGCCCTTCCTGTGCGCGGTGCTGGGCGATCCCGACGCGCCGCTGGCCCTGCTGCGGGCCCGGCGCGGCCCGGATGCGGTCGGCTTCGACCGTCCCGAGCTGCGTCTGGCGCAGGTGCTCGTCGGCCAGGCCGAGGCATGGCTGTCGGTGGCCGAGCTGGCCGCACGCAGCCGGGCCGCGACGGCGCGTGGCCACGCCGGCGAGACGGCCGGGGCGTCCAGCGACGTCGGCCCGGCCACTGCCCCGGCCTTGCTGGTGCTGCACGAGTCAGCCGTGCGACTGGCCCGGCTCGCCGGGTCCGCCGGGGGCGTCGACGACATCGTCGAGGAGCTGCACCTGGTGGAGCGGGCCGTCGCCTCCCTGCTCGGCGCGATCGCGCTGGCCGACGGGTCCGACCTGCTGTGCGGCCCGCAGGACCCGGCGCCGGTGCGCCCGGCGGCGGACTGGACGACGACGGGGGTCCTGTCGTGAGGGGCCGGCCATGAAGGGGTCGCGGGGCCGCCGTCGTCCCCTTCCGCTCGCCGCCTGGGCGGGGCTGCTGAGCGGTGCCGCCGTCCTGGCCACCGGCGGCACGACCGCCGCCGTGCTGTGGAGGGGTGGTCGGCTGGACGGACCCGTGGCCGGGGCCGTGGCCGCCGGCAGCGTCGCCGGGCTGGTCCTGGTGCTGGTGTCGGTGGCGGGTGCGCTGCGCGTGGCCGCCGCGCTGCGCGAGCTCGGCGCCGACGCGACCACCCGGCAGCGTGCACCGTCCGTACCGGGAACTCCCTCGGCCGGTCGGGTCGTCGCGAGCACGCTCGAGCTGGCCGAGTGCGCCAAGCTGTTGGACGCCCTGCAGCTGCGCGTCCGCGTCGCCGACCACCTGGGCGAGCGGCACCGGCGCGAGGCACAGACGGCCGGTGCCGGAGTGTCCGAGCTGTTGTCAGGACTGGTCGATGCCGAGGAGGGGGCCCGCGGACAGCTGGCCGCCGAGCTGCACGACACGGTCGCCCAGTCACTCATGATCGCTCGGGGCCTGCTGGCCGGTGGGCTGTCGTCGCCGGAGGAGCTGGCCAGGCTGACCGACTGCGTCGAGGACGCCGAGGAACAGGTGCGGGCGGTGATGGCCCGCACGCGTCCGCCGGCACTGCGCGACGGTGACCTGGCCTCTGCGGTGGGGGACGTGCGCGCGGACCTGCAGGCCCGCTACGGGCTGATCGTGCAGGTCGACTGGCCCGCAGCGCCGTACCCGCTGCCCCTCGCCTCGGCTGTCACGCTCTACCGCTTCTTCCAGGAGGCGCTGCTCAACGTCGTCAAGCATGCCGACGTCGACGACGCCTTCCTCCGCCTGTCGGTCGACGAGGAGTCGGTCGTCGCGACGGTGCGCGACGAGGGGCCCGGCTTCGATCCGTCGGCGGTGCGTCCGGACCGCGGCCGGCACGTGGGGCTCGGGCTGCTGCGCGAGCGGGCCCGGCTGTCGGGCGGCTCGCTCGAGGTGGAGAGTGGGCCGGCGGGCGGGACGTCGCTGCAGCTGCGCCTGCCGCGGGTCACGCAGGTCGTGCCGGACGTGCCGGACGTGCCCTAGCGGTCCGTCACCGTCGCAGCGACAGCACGCCGGGCGGCGGCAGGCCGGCTGTCGCGCACAGCAGGTCGCACCAGGCCAGCAGGTGGGTCCCGAGGTCGACGGTCCCCTCGGGGCCCGGCAGCGGCGTCCAGCTCGCTCGTACCTCGACCTCGCTCACCTCGTCGGCGTCCTCGAGCTGACCGAAGCGGCAGGAGACCGTCCGGGTGACGGTGCCGCCGGCGGCGGTGTGCGCGGCCGCGCGGTCGTGCAGTGAGTCGGTCAGCCAGGACCAGCCGACCTGGGCGAGCGCCGGGTCGGCCGCCATCTCGGCCTCGACGTCGGCCGAGACGAAGGCCACCACCCGCGTGTCGCCCCGCCAGCCCTCCTGGCCGCCCGGATCGTGCAGGACCACGAACCGGCCGCTGGCCACCTGGTCGTCCCCGTGACCGACCTCGGCGCTGACCGCCACGGCGTACGGCGCGAGCCGCTTGGGCGCCGGGACCTCCTCGAGCTCGAGCCCGGGGCGCCCATGTGCGGCCAGTGCCGCGCGCAGCCCCTCGACGGCAGCGCGGAACTGCTCGGGCAGCGGCTCGGGCAGTGGCTCGGTCACGAGCGGAGGGTAGATCGCGGGGGAGCAGGTGGGCGTTCGGCGCGCCGCCCTCCGTAACGTGCTCGCGTGCCCGCCCTCCTCGCCCTGCTCGCCAGCCTGCTCTGGGGCACCGCCGACTTCCTCGGCGGCACCGCGACCCGGCGGTTGCCGGTGGCGTCGGTGGTGGGGATCTCGCAGCTCGTCGCGCTGCTCGGCCTGCTGCCGGTCGCAGTGCTCCTCGGGGCGCTGGACGAGCCGCGGGACTACCTCCTTCCCGGCCTCGCCGCCGGGTCGGCGGGGGTCGTCGCGCTCGCGGCGTTCTACCGGGCGCTGGCGGTCGGGACGATGGGCGTCGTCGCGCCCGTCGCCGCTCTCGGGGTCGTGGTGCCGGTGGCTGCGGGACTCGTGCAGGGGGAGTCGCCGTCATGGCTCCAGCTGGTCGGCATCGCGGTCGCCGTGACCGGCGTCGTTCTCGCCAGCGGCCCGGAGCTGAGCGGCCAGGACCGCGGCGGCGTGCTGCCGCTCGTGCTGGGCGGGGTGGCGGCGCTGGGCTTCGGCACCGTCTTCGTGCTCATCGCGCAGGGCACCGCGTCGGGCTCGATCGGCTCGGTCGTGATGACGTTGCTGACGATGCGGCTGGTGAGCGTGCTGCTGCTGGCCGGCCTGCTGCCGGCCGTGGTGCTGCGGTCGGCCCTGCCCTGGCGACGTGTCGACATCGGGGTCCGACGGGCCGACCTGCCGGTCCTGGTGGCCATCGGCGCCTTCGACGTGGGGGCGAATGCCGCCTTCGCCCTCGCCGTGCAGAGCGACCTGATCAGCGTCACCGCGGTGCTGGCTTCGCTCTACCCGGTGGTCACGGTGCTGCTGGCGCGGCAGGTCCACAGCGAGCGCCTGGTCGGGGTGCAGCTGCCAGGCGTCGTTCTCGCGCTCACCGGTGTGGTCCTGCTCGCCGCCGGCTGAGGCGCGCCTGCCCGCCTCAGGCGGCGGTGGCCTCCACCAGCACGACGTCGTCGTGGATCCCGGTCACGATGGCGGCGCCGCAGTCGACGCAGGCCAGGTCGAGGCAGTCGGCCCCGTGCCCGTCCTCGCACGGCGGCGTCTCGAAGGCCCGGTCGTCCTTGCACTCGGTGCACCAGCGGATGTCCATGCCGGCGACGGTGCCACGACGGTCCGACAGTTCCCCGGAGGCGCGCCGCAGCGGGCGTGGGACGATCGCCGGCGATGACCGACAGCCCGGGCGACGCCGCCCGTACCGCCACCCGAGAGTCCGCCTTCGTCCGGGCCTGCCGGCGCCAGCCGGTGCCGCACACGCCGGTCTGGTTCATGCGCCAGGCCGGTCGCGCCCTGCCGGAGTACCGCGCGCTGCGCGAGGGCACCGAGATGCTCCAGGCCTGCACCACGCCGGACCTGGTCACTGAGATCACGCTGCAGCCGGTCCGTCGCTACGGCGTGGACGCGGCGATCTTCTTCTCCGACATCGTGGTGCCGCTCAAGGCTGTCGGCGTCGACCTGGACATCGTCCCCGGCGTCGGTCCGGTGGTCGCCGAGCCGTTTCGCATCGAGCGAGACCTGGACCGGCTGCCGGCCCTGACACCCGAGCACGTCCCGTACGTCACGGAGGCGGTGCGGACCCTGACCGGCGAGCTCGGCCCGACACCGCTCATCGGCTTCGCCGGCGCGCCGTTCACCCTCGCCAGCTACCTCGTCGAGGGCGGTCCGAGCAAGAACCACGCCGCCACCAAGGCGCTGATGTACGGCCAGCCGGCACTGTGGTCGGCGCTGCTGGACCGGCTGGCCACCATCACGCTCGGCTTCCTGCGGGTGCAGATCGACGCCGGCGTCAGCGCGGTCCAGCTGTTCGACTCCTGGGTGGGTGCGCTGCCGGCGGCCGACTACCGGGCGTACGTCCAACCGCACACCGCGCGGGTGCTCGCGGCGGTGGCCGACGTACCGCGCATCCACTTCGGCGTCGGGACCGGGGAGCTGTTGCACGACATGGGACAGGCCGGCGCGGACGTCGTCGGCGTCGACTGGCGGGTGCCGCTGGCCGACGCGGTGCAGCGGGTCGGCCCTGGCAAGGCGGTGCAGGGGAACCTCGACCCGACGCTGGTGTTCGCGCCCGAGGAGGTGGTCGCGCGCAAGGTCCGCGAGACGCTCGAGCAGGGCCGGGCGGCCGAGGGACACGTCTTCAACCTCGGCCACGGAGTGCTGCCCGAGACCGACCCCGACGCGTTGCTACGCGTCGTCGAGCTGGTCCACGCGGGCCTGTAGCCAGGCGCCGGCCACCAGGGCGCTGACCGCGACCACGACCGCGGCCCCGAGCAGGGCCACCCGCACCGAGGCGACGTAGGAGGCCTCGGCCGCTGCGCGCAGCTGAAGCAGCGACTCCAGCGGCACCCGGTCCTCCGCCAGCCTCAGCACCTCCCGCTGCGAGGCCCCGCGCAGCAGCGCCTCGACCAGCGTCCCCGCCCGCGAATCCGGGACCCCGAGGCCGAGCAGCCGGGCGAGCAGGTCGCTGCCGAGCCGGGCCACGACCAGCGCGCCGAGGCCGGCGACCGCCACCACGCCGCCGAGTTCCCGGGCGACGTTGACGGTGGCCGCCGCCAGGCCCGACCGGGCCCGGGCGACGGCGTCGAGCGAGGCGGTCACCACCGGCGCGGTCGTCAGCCCGATGCCCACGCCGGACAGGCCGAGCAGCAGCGCCAGCTCGAGGTCGGGCAGCTCCGCCTGGAGGCGGACCCCGGTGGCGGCCAGGCCGGCGGCGGTGAGCAGCAGCCCGACGACCACCGGTGGCCGCGGCCCCCGCGCCGCCGCCCAGCGACCGGCGACCGGCGCGGTGACGACCAGCGCGACGGTCAGGGGAAGCAGGCGCAGCGCGGCCGGCAGCGCCTCCCGCTGCTGCACCAGCTGCAGGAACAGCGACAGGAAGACCAGCAGCACGAAGACCGCGAGGCTGGCCGCGAAGGCACCGACCGTCGCGCCGAGGAACGTGCGCGACCGCAGCAGGGTCAGCGGCAGGACCGGATCGGGCGTCCGCCGCTCGACGAGGACGAAGGCGGCCGCGCCGAGCCCGGCTGCCGCGGCCGTGAGGAGCACCGGCGTCCCCAGGCCGTCCCGCCCCGCGATCACGACGGCGTACGTGCCGCAGGCCAGCGCGAGTGCCCCGAGCAGCTGCCCTGGCACGTCCAGCCCCCGCCGCGCCGGGCCGGTGACCTGCGCCCCCCCGTCCGCGCGGCCCGCTGGTCCGTCCGCAGCAACCTCGTCCGTGGCCCCCGGCGTCGTTGCGGACGGACGAGCGGCAGAGGTGGGTGGGGCGAACGCCACGACGGCGGCGATCAGTGCGCACAGCGGCAGGTTCACCCAGAAGACCGCGGGCCAGCCTGAGGCGGCCACGAGCAGCCCGCCGACGATCGGTCCCAGAACGAGCGCGCTGGCCCCCGTCGCCGCCCAGAGGCCGACCGCGCGGGCCCGGCCGGCGGGGTCCGGGTAGGCGGCGGCGAGGACCGCGAGGCCGCCGGGCAGGACGAGCGCCGCGCCGGCGCCCTGGGCGGCCCGCGCGGCGATGAGGGCGGTCGCGCTGTCGGCGAGGGCGCAGGCGGCCGACGCGACGGCGAAGACCGCGAGGCCGGCGAGGAAGACCCGCCGCCGCCCGGCGACGTCGGCGAGCGTGCCGCCCGTGAGCAGCAGAGCTGCCAGCGCGACGGTGTAGGCGGTGACGACGCCCTGCAGCTCCGCGACGCCGGCGCCGAGGTCGGCCTGTACGTCGCGCAGCGCGACCGCGACGACGGTGTTGTCGAGGGTGGCGGTGAAGGCGGCGAGCGAGGTCGCCACCAGGACGAGGGGTCGCCGCAGGTCGCTCACCGGCTCTGTCTACTGGACGGCGTTCAGGCCAGCCAGCGCCATGTCGACGAGGTCCACGACGAGAACCTATGGCTGCACGACCGCCGTGCGGCGGGAACGCGCGCGCCAGACGAGGAAACCGGCGCCGACCAGGAGCGGGAGGAAGGGCAGCAGCGCGCCGGCGGTCACGGCAAGGACGCGGGCGGTGGCGGTGAGCGCAGCCCAGCCGGAGCGCAACCCGTCGCCGAAGCCGAGGGCCTGCCCCACGACCGGCCCACCCTCCGAGTCCAGTCGCAGCACGATCGTGGAGAGGTCGACGCGGGCGCTCAGGCTCTCCAGCCGGGCCTCGAGCGCCTCGAGGTCGGCGGTGCGCTTGGTGAGCTCGGACTCGATCTGCACCACCTCGCCGAGCGCGTCGGCCTCGCCGAGGAGCGCGCGCACCCGTGTGACGCTGGCCCGCTGCGTCGCCAGCCGGGCCTCGAGGTCGACCATCTGGTCGGTGGCGTCCTCGCTGGTGAGTCGACGGTTCCGCTCGTCCCCGAGTGCGGCGAGCGCGATCACCGTGGCGTCGAGTTCCTTCGGCGGTACGCGCAGCCGGACGGTGGCCGAGCCGCTGCTGGCCGTTCCGCTACGGTCCTCGGCCTCCACGGCGCCGCCGGCGGAACGGGCGAGGCGACCTGCCTCGTCCGCCGCGACCCTGACGTCGTCGACGCGGACCTCGAGGTCGGCGGTGCGTATCACCGCCAGCCCCGGCACACCGCGCAGGTCGACGACCTGCAGCGCCTCCGCGGCGCCTCCGCCCGCACCTCCGCCCGCACCTCCGGTTGTCCCACCCGCTGCGCCGCCGCTGCTGTCGGCGTCGTCGAGCTGCGGGGCAGCGGCACCGGATGCGGTGGAGTCGATGCCGCCGCTGGAGCAGCCGGCGAGGAGCACCGCCACCGTCAGCAGGGCGGCCAGGGCCGGGCGGGAAGTGCGCATCGGAGCCTCCGGGGGAGCGGGTCGTGCCGACTGGGACGGGCGGGCGGGGCCGGCCGCTCCCGCCTTCGCATCTCGACCCGGTCACGATCGTGGGGTCGTGCTCGCAGACGAAGCCGCTGCGCAGGCGGGCGGACGTTGTGCCGGACCGGACGCTCACGCGGGCTCTTCGATGTTGCGGGCACGTCGAGTGCCAAACAGCCGCTCCCCGCACCCCTGAGCCGTTGGCGGGCCCCGTCTGTCGCCGATCTTCTGCTGACTGGATCCGCATCCGACACGCCGGCGTTTCTGCTGTCGATCCAGCAGGCAGAAGATCACCAGCTGTGAAGATCTTGATCTGTGTGCGAACGGTTTTCGCGCTTCCTCGGCGGTGATCCGCACAGGGCCGCGACTGCCGGCGAAGCGCACCTCCGCGAGGGTCGTCCTGAAGCCAGCGAGTGTCGCCGGTGCTGTGATCAACGCCGTCTTCACGCACATTTCCGCCGTACCGGAAGTGAGCAACCCCGGCGTTGATCACGCCGGAGGCTGGGCCGGGATGCGCGGTACTGATGCTCTGGTCCGCCACGCCAGCCGGGTCCCTGCCCTCCCCGGACGTCGAGCTGGTGCATGCACCCACGGTGGTCCTGGGCAGCGGCCTGCGGGCGTGCGGCCGGTGCTCGTGCTCAGGCGTGAGGCATGGGGTCGGCCATCCCTTGCCGAACGTGGTGCCACCAGCTGTGGTGAGGAGCGTCTGCCCGGCACCGAGATCGGCGCGCGGGATCGGCGCGCGGGCCCGCGCCCGGCGGCCGGTGGATCGGCAGCCGTCGTCCGCCCG belongs to Mycobacteriales bacterium and includes:
- a CDS encoding GNAT family N-acetyltransferase, producing MSPPALPRLSGPRVALVPTSRELARAALDGVHEAVLARAGLRAGPGWPHTGTGDALRPLAEHGAEGDDGGWLITVEGVVVGDCGWRGGPDAAGDVLLGYALAAPARRQGLGTEAVAVLCAWAERQPGVRRLVAEVHVGNEPSRRLLRRLGFGEQHDDPPWVRCVRGDAPARIRGRHVC
- a CDS encoding ATP-binding protein, translated to MKGSRGRRRPLPLAAWAGLLSGAAVLATGGTTAAVLWRGGRLDGPVAGAVAAGSVAGLVLVLVSVAGALRVAAALRELGADATTRQRAPSVPGTPSAGRVVASTLELAECAKLLDALQLRVRVADHLGERHRREAQTAGAGVSELLSGLVDAEEGARGQLAAELHDTVAQSLMIARGLLAGGLSSPEELARLTDCVEDAEEQVRAVMARTRPPALRDGDLASAVGDVRADLQARYGLIVQVDWPAAPYPLPLASAVTLYRFFQEALLNVVKHADVDDAFLRLSVDEESVVATVRDEGPGFDPSAVRPDRGRHVGLGLLRERARLSGGSLEVESGPAGGTSLQLRLPRVTQVVPDVPDVP
- a CDS encoding DUF3000 domain-containing protein, with the protein product MTEPLPEPLPEQFRAAVEGLRAALAAHGRPGLELEEVPAPKRLAPYAVAVSAEVGHGDDQVASGRFVVLHDPGGQEGWRGDTRVVAFVSADVEAEMAADPALAQVGWSWLTDSLHDRAAAHTAAGGTVTRTVSCRFGQLEDADEVSEVEVRASWTPLPGPEGTVDLGTHLLAWCDLLCATAGLPPPGVLSLRR
- a CDS encoding ATP-binding protein; the protein is MTEPRTTLRWRLTLVYSTVALTVGLLLLLLSTVLVDRALQAGSLSPTLPIRIPREGPDLVTTLGVVQDDLRQEALRSLLHQGLLALLLLGTLGVAVSYYLAGRVLQPLHDITAAAQRLSVERLDARIDLQGPEDELKQLADTFDAMLGRLEAAFEAQRRFVADASHELRTPLAVMRTEVDVALADPAASPQDLREAAQVVRDATMRADRLVDSLLLLARSERGTGPDVLERVELPEVAAQALAAVAAEVEERGLQVATSLGPGGVLGDRGLLERLAGNLVENAVRHNVVGGWVRVDTGTVEDCARIQVANSGGPVAAEEVTGLFEPFRRYGTARTARRGAGLGLAIVRAVAELHGGTAHAAARRDGGLTVTVDLPRGP
- the hemE gene encoding uroporphyrinogen decarboxylase — its product is MTDSPGDAARTATRESAFVRACRRQPVPHTPVWFMRQAGRALPEYRALREGTEMLQACTTPDLVTEITLQPVRRYGVDAAIFFSDIVVPLKAVGVDLDIVPGVGPVVAEPFRIERDLDRLPALTPEHVPYVTEAVRTLTGELGPTPLIGFAGAPFTLASYLVEGGPSKNHAATKALMYGQPALWSALLDRLATITLGFLRVQIDAGVSAVQLFDSWVGALPAADYRAYVQPHTARVLAAVADVPRIHFGVGTGELLHDMGQAGADVVGVDWRVPLADAVQRVGPGKAVQGNLDPTLVFAPEEVVARKVRETLEQGRAAEGHVFNLGHGVLPETDPDALLRVVELVHAGL
- a CDS encoding EamA family transporter, which encodes MPALLALLASLLWGTADFLGGTATRRLPVASVVGISQLVALLGLLPVAVLLGALDEPRDYLLPGLAAGSAGVVALAAFYRALAVGTMGVVAPVAALGVVVPVAAGLVQGESPSWLQLVGIAVAVTGVVLASGPELSGQDRGGVLPLVLGGVAALGFGTVFVLIAQGTASGSIGSVVMTLLTMRLVSVLLLAGLLPAVVLRSALPWRRVDIGVRRADLPVLVAIGAFDVGANAAFALAVQSDLISVTAVLASLYPVVTVLLARQVHSERLVGVQLPGVVLALTGVVLLAAG
- a CDS encoding ribonuclease D; amino-acid sequence: MTTTLPGHEEGVSGDEPQVELLLAPRDGVPPVVEGESALTAVVARFAAGSGPVAVDAERASGYRYSQRAYLVQLRRRGAGTALIDPIACPDLSPLSAALQQDEWILHAANQDLPCLAEVGMVPPRIFDTELAGRLAGFERVGLGAMVENVLGLRLEKGHSAADWSTRPLPESWLVYAALDVEVLVELREALEAELRAQDKLQLAREEFEAVRLAPPAAPRAEPWRRTSGIHRMRNRRQLAAVRALWEARDAMARRRDTAPGRILPDAAIVAAVTAAPGSPAELLRLPVFGGRSTRRHVDTWFGALQTAAALPESELPVPVPGGDGPPAANRWGERDPVAAKRLARVRAVVGGLAEELRMPPENLVQPEAVRRLVWTPPYPATPEAVADALCSAGARDWQVRRVAGPLAEVLPDPEPDEG
- a CDS encoding response regulator transcription factor encodes the protein MQAIPAQPAANEAPSFSAMVVDDHPLVRESLVNRLRSMGAREVVEAATIGEARARAHASGPRELCILDLGLPDGSGLDLLADLRSAGWQRLVVLSAADDPYSVRAAFVAGAQGYLLKSASPLVVADGVRRVLDGGVYADPSVASLLAAGLRGSPTDSGVSDLSGREIEVLRLVADGQSNKQIGEHLGLSALTVKSHLARIARKLGTGDRAEMVALAMRAGVIR
- a CDS encoding MFS transporter; amino-acid sequence: MSDLRRPLVLVATSLAAFTATLDNTVVAVALRDVQADLGAGVAELQGVVTAYTVALAALLLTGGTLADVAGRRRVFLAGLAVFAVASAACALADSATALIAARAAQGAGAALVLPGGLAVLAAAYPDPAGRARAVGLWAATGASALVLGPIVGGLLVAASGWPAVFWVNLPLCALIAAVVAFAPPTSAARPSATTPGATDEVAADGPAGRADGGAQVTGPARRGLDVPGQLLGALALACGTYAVVIAGRDGLGTPVLLTAAAAGLGAAAFVLVERRTPDPVLPLTLLRSRTFLGATVGAFAASLAVFVLLVFLSLFLQLVQQREALPAALRLLPLTVALVVTAPVAGRWAAARGPRPPVVVGLLLTAAGLAATGVRLQAELPDLELALLLGLSGVGIGLTTAPVVTASLDAVARARSGLAAATVNVARELGGVVAVAGLGALVVARLGSDLLARLLGLGVPDSRAGTLVEALLRGASQREVLRLAEDRVPLESLLQLRAAAEASYVASVRVALLGAAVVVAVSALVAGAWLQARVDQLDDA